The region CCCAAATCCAAAACCTTGTCATCCGCTTTTACGTCAAGCCACTCCAACACTTTTGTCGCGAGCTTGGGGACGAAGCCGAGACTCTTTTGGTATTCGTCTGCTTTCCATTCTCTGATGGAAGTCATGGTTGCGGGTGACGAGGTGGTCGAGATATGATAAGTTGATATATACACCTCtctccccaacagcaacaacaacaacaacaacaacgacgacgacgatgacgacgacgacgacgaacgTCAAAGCGAAAGAAAGACGGGGGGGGGTAAAATGTCTGGTCCTGACTCTTGTTCTGGTTGTGACTTTAATGGAACCCATGGATAGAAAACCGGACCAGATAAACCTAAAATAATGTGTCACaaacacccctccctctaACTCGGCCGATGTCGGCACAGCCTGATGGTACCAGCCTTTGATCTTGCTGAGAGGAATAGGGGTAGTTGCTTAAATACGTCAAGTCTCTTGTAAACAACTTGGGAACTCTACTCCGAAAAAGAGGATAATGTTACCAACCAAGTATTCCTGCTGACCCTGTCACCTGGTCGTCAAGAGTAGCCAACACTCAGATCATACACAATAAATCTGGGGTATATCCTGACAGACCGCCAAAAACAGTGGTATCTCCATTCAAAAAAGGCTGCCGCTAAAAATGACGTCTAACCTCTATATAACTTCTACAGgttcccctccttcccggCCTTGTGCTCAGCTGTCGTGTCCTCCATCTCGGACAGGAACTTTTCAGCATCGAGAGCAGCCATGCAACCAGTTCCTGTAAAATTATCATCAGTCAGCAAAACTTGTTTCCTGGTCAAAACAAAAGGGGGACAACAACATACCTGCACTGGTAATGGCCTGCCTGTACCTCTTATCCTGCacatcaccagcagcaaaCACGCCCTCAACACTGGTCAGCGTAGTGCCAGGCTTGGTGATGACAtaaccctcctcatcagtcTCCAGCTGACCCTTGACAATCTTGGTGGCAGGATCGTGACCAATGGCATAAAAAAGCCCATTCGCCTCCAGCGTCTCCTCATTCCCAGAAACAACATCCTTGACCACCAGCTGGCTCATCAGCCCCTTGTCATCCCCCTTAACCTCCACACCCACAGTATTAAACTTGACCGTAACCTTGGGATGCCCCAGCAACCTCTTCGCCATGATCGTGCTAGCCCTCAACTTGTCCTTCCTCACCAGCACAGTAACATGGCTAGCATACTTGGTCAAGAAcatcgcctcctccgccgcagAGTCACCACCCCCGATGACAACCAAGTGCTTGTTTCTAAAGATGGGCACCGCCCCGTCGCACACGGCGCAGGCCGAGATCCCGTTCTGCCAGTACTTGTCCTCCCCCGGCAGCCCAAGCCTGCGGGCCGAGGCCCCCGTGGCAAGGATGATGGCGTCGGCCGTGTGGATCTCGTCCGGGGACCACTCGGTGGCGTACTTGAACGGCCTCGACGAGAGGTCCAGCTTGTCGACCGTCTCGCTGACGATGACGGTGCCGAAGCGCTCCGACTGCTCGCGCATCCGGTCCATGAGCTCGCCGCCCATGATGCCCTTGGGGAAGCCGGGGAAGTTTTCGATTTCGGTCGTCGTGGTGAGCTGCCCGCCGGCGGCAACGCCGTTGGCCATGAAGCCTTCGTATAGGACGGCTGTTTTTACATGGTGTTGTTAGATTAGGTTCTTTTCGTATGAGGTTGACAAACTTTGGAGGGgtaataaactaaaaaaaaaaatataaaaaaaataaaaaaaaaaaaaaaaataaaaaaacacTACGCACGCTTCAACTCGGCGCGGGCAAGGTAAACGGCCGCGGTGTGGGCGGCCGGCCCGGAGCCGATGATGACTACTTTGCTGTGCATGTTCCTccgctgttgctgcttgccTATCGTCTGTTGGAGTTCGGATTGGTACAGGGTGGTCCGCGTCTTGGTAAACACGCCCGTTGTTACAGCTGCTACTGACAGGCCGGCACCagagcggaggaggatgcgtCTAGAGAAGGATGAGGAAAACAGCTTGACGGTTGTAGGTGGGGTACGTTAGGTAGCCCAGAAGCGTGGGAAAAGAGTAGAGATCAAAacgcggggggggggggaggaataTGCGCCGCACGGTATTAGGAGGGGGGTCGGGGGGGTTTATTTAGGTGGGTTGGTATGTAAATGATTACGAGAAAATGGAGCGAGTGGGTTACAGATGCGATTCTTCGAAATGGTTATTCCCTGGAAGATTCTCTTGTAAATTGTCAAGTCGTGTTTTACTAAGCTCTCAGGATACATTTCTCATGATCGATCGAGACACGGAGGGTGGGGTTGAGGGGCAATGGGGAAAATTCCGAATCAGATGCAGGGTCCAAATCGGAGGGTGAATAAGCAGTCAATTACTatgggggttagggttgtatGAGCACCCCTTTTTTTCATTAAACATGGCATCGCTACATACAATTCAGAAAAATTACAGTTTGTTTTGTCCCTCCTGGGGAATCTTGACAACAACCTTGCCCCAGGTTTCCCTGCTCCCGAGCGCCTTGAGCGCATCTGGCACAGACTCGAGTCCGACAAACTCCTTGTCTGTGAACTCAGTTCCCTTGAACTTGCCCTCGGCAATCAACTTCATGATGCCCTCCCACACCTTGGGGACCGATTTagtctccatcttctcataCATGCCCCAGTGAATACCGACCAAGCTGATATTCTTGAGCAAGACCTTGTTCATAGCCACCTTCTCGATAGTACCAGCGGCAAAGCCAACAATGAGAATGCGGCCGTTCCAAGCGATACACTTAGTACTCTTGTCAACCATGCCGACAGGGTCATAGACAATGTCAACACCACGGCCCTTAGGCGTCAATTTCTTGACAATCTGGGGCCAATTCTCATCGCGGTAGTCAACGACATGATCAGCGCCAAAGGACTTGGCAACCTCCAGCTTGCGGGCAGTGCCCGCCGTGGCGATGACTGTCGCGCCGTATGCCTTGGCGACTTGAACAGCAGCAAGACCGACACCACCGGCAGCGGCGTGGACAAGAACGTAATCACCCGCCTTGACGCCAGCACGGAGGACGAGGGCGCCGTAGCTGGTGGGGGCTGTTACGAACAGACCGGAAGCCTGGTTGAAAGACCATCCCTTGGGTACGGGAAGCATGGAAACCTCCTTTGCGACACACTTGGTGGCATATGACCCCTGGGTGGCTCCGAAGACCTTGGAGCCGACGGGGAACTTGGGGTTCTTGGACCCGGAAGGCGTGGCCAGCACGACTCCGGCGAATTCAGCACCAGAAACCCATGGGAAAGCTATTGCGAGGATCAGCACGGTGTCTCCAagtgatggtgggtggtctAAATACATACGAGGTTGGTGCTGGTATTTGCCCTGAATTTGCAGGATATCAAAGAAGTTGGTTGCCGCGGCGTGGACCTCGATGAGGTACTCGTCTGCGGCAGGCTTGGGATCAGCAAGCTCTGTGACCTTGAGCTCACCAGGAGCCTATCAAGCACGTATTAGCAATGTGTTTAACACCGAGACGAGCTTCAGATTGAGTGCCTATTACCTTGACATAGGCCGACACTTGGATTCCCTTCATGATTGTAGATGTAAGACGAACAGGCACGTGCACGGGGGGGCAAGGTGAGGTCGCGGGGGCAAACAGAAGCAAGATGAAGGAAGGGTATCCGAAATGTAAGCAAGAAGTAGTATTAGAGTCGCTGTGGGAGGAtgttatatatatatataaaagacACCAATGCTACGCTAAATACTTGATCAAAAAAGAACCTCGGAAATGGTCTTCC is a window of Podospora pseudopauciseta strain CBS 411.78 chromosome 1, whole genome shotgun sequence DNA encoding:
- the TRR1 gene encoding thioredoxin-disulfide reductase (BUSCO:EOG0926386D; EggNog:ENOG503NW0C; COG:Q); protein product: MKGIQVSAYVKAPGELKVTELADPKPAADEYLIEVHAAATNFFDILQIQGKYQHQPPFPWVSGAEFAGVVLATPSGSKNPKFPVGSKVFGATQGSYATKCVAKEVSMLPVPKGWSFNQASGLFVTAPTSYGALVLRAGVKAGDYVLVHAAAGGVGLAAVQVAKAYGATVIATAGTARKLEVAKSFGADHVVDYRDENWPQIVKKLTPKGRGVDIVYDPVGMVDKSTKCIAWNGRILIVGFAAGTIEKVAMNKVLLKNISLVGIHWGMYEKMETKSVPKVWEGIMKLIAEGKFKGTEFTDKEFVGLESVPDALKALGSRETWGKVVVKIPQEGQNKLRILLRSGAGLSVAAVTTGVFTKTRTTLYQSELQQTIGKQQQRRNMHSKVVIIGSGPAAHTAAVYLARAELKPVLYEGFMANGVAAGGQLTTTTEIENFPGFPKGIMGGELMDRMREQSERFGTVIVSETVDKLDLSSRPFKYATEWSPDEIHTADAIILATGASARRLGLPGEDKYWQNGISACAVCDGAVPIFRNKHLVVIGGGDSAAEEAMFLTKYASHVTVLVRKDKLRASTIMAKRLLGHPKVTVKFNTVGVEVKGDDKGLMSQLVVKDVVSGNEETLEANGLFYAIGHDPATKIVKGQLETDEEGYVITKPGTTLTSVEGVFAAGDVQDKRYRQAITSAGTGCMAALDAEKFLSEMEDTTAEHKAGKEGNL